In Panicum virgatum strain AP13 chromosome 4N, P.virgatum_v5, whole genome shotgun sequence, a single window of DNA contains:
- the LOC120670998 gene encoding thioredoxin H-type-like, protein MNARSSSHREAATDQDEDEAALGCMGLSLCSQQRSPARPEIATRGIRDRLQPSAAAAIQKGRGEGDKINMPPTTVTAIQSNERLKNVLRQAKESNSNLVVLEFTAPWSEPCKFMRPALEKIASDFKDHADFYTLDVEQFKTFARNTRVEALPTFLLVRKTILERVIGVSKDELRRSIEKHISGVAIDHCHP, encoded by the exons ATGAACGCACGATCGAGCTCACACCGAGAAGCAGCTACCGACCAAGACGAAGACGAAGCGGCGCTAGGGTGCATGG GACTTTCCTTGTGTTCCCAGCAGAGATCTCCGGCCAGGCCAGAAATTGCGACCAGGGGTATTCGTGATCGCCTGCAACCcagcgctgctgctgctattcAGAAGGGCCGTGGTGAGGGCGATAAGATCAATATGCCGCCGACCACCGTGACGGCCATCCAAAGCAACGAAAGGTTGAAGAACGTCTTGAGGCAGGCCAAGGAGTCAAACTCCAACCTG GTGGTGCTGGAGTTCACGGCGCCGTGGTCGGAGCCGTGCAAGTTCATGAGGCCGGCGCTGGAGAAGATCGCCTCCGACTTCAAGGATCACGCCGACTTCTACACGCTCGACGTCGAGCAGTTCAAG ACATTTGCTCGCAACACCCGGGTGGAGGCGCTGCCGACGTTCCTGCTGGTGAGGAAGACCATCTTGGAGCGCGTCATCGGCGTCAGCAAGGACGAGCTGCGGCGCAGCATCGAAAAACACATATCCGGCGTTGCCATTGatcattgccatccataa
- the LOC120669606 gene encoding uncharacterized protein LOC120669606, protein MAGILGALHWWDEWQLRVLVLGSLGVQWFLLFAAPMRKYTIPRWFRTFIWLAYIGSDALAIYALATLFNRHASSSSCGNGGDWSRALEVLWAPVLLIHLGGQEEITAYNIEDNELWTRHTVTLVSQVAVAVYAFCKSWPRSGDRRLLASAILLFVVGILSFSEKPWALRRASINRLAAVSSRLHGRERKPRRRWGLFTKLEDKYVGWTRAAAHYWTATDSHHQAADHHQVLSDGDKVHMILSDMSLFAASSDVTKRELMKLDSIRDAEMRRQREEGKTAQVEVEGDTDKDDQVLGPLSPSAEMGSKRWLRSAFGLIYTRINVATTPAYLAFHFLLVPAIHVAAISLFAASRKRGYNPTDVRITYVILFVTAALDVLAESIRQLLYWAMSAAGVPALCETLPQYNLLGSARRRTRHPAAGRLLKCAARLGLEEYFVCGRGNRLYWRVAGFVMLDLVRAKGLDLATYRSFTGSNWALTEELQRHCRAKVRRTLRESFDESVLIWHIATDICFRRSPRRRPGAGDHEECTLAISNYMAHLLNFRPDMLMTGSRRHLLTEALEDLEDIILSSSTATSRTTKVDDAAVLEAVRNAGKSERHKYPVIHDACKLSDELMEVRPEETRWELMYRAWVGMLFYSASMCRGYLHAKSLGEGGEFLSFVWLMLSLKGAKTLADKLQMPEPDAKEESEQAAAAGEEATATATAMPSTDDLDLESLVDRPGKNR, encoded by the coding sequence ATGGCCGGCATCTTGGGCGCTTTGCATTGGTGGGACGAGTGGCAGCTGCGCGTCCTGGTCCTCGGCAGCCTCGGCGTGCAGTGGTTCCTCCTCTTCGCCGCCCCGATGCGCAAGTACACCATCCCTCGCTGGTTCAGGACCTTCATCTGGCTGGCCTACATCGGCAGCGACGCCCTGGCCATCTACGCGCTCGCCACCCTCTTCAACCgccacgccagcagcagcagctgcggcAATGGCGGCGACTGGTCGAGGGCCCTGGAGGTGCTGTGGGCTCCCGTCCTCCTCATCCACCTCGGCGGGCAGGAGGAGATCACCGCCTACAACATCGAGGACAACGAGCTGTGGACGCGCCACACCGTGACGCTGGTGTCgcaggtcgccgtcgccgtctacGCCTTCTGCAAGTCGTGGCCCCGCTCCGGCGACCGGCGGCTGCTGGCGTCGGCGATCCTGCTCTTCGTCGTCGGGATCCTGAGCTTCAGCGAGAAGCCGTGGGCGCTCAGGAGGGCCAGCATCAACCGCCTGGCCGCCGTGTCGTCCAGGCTGCACGGACGGGAGAGGAAGCCTCGCCGACGGTGGGGGCTCTTCACCAAGTTGGAAGACAAGTACGTCGGCTGGACAAGAGCGGCGGCGCATTACTGGACGGCGACGGACAGTCATCATCAGGCAGCGGATCATCATCAGGTTCTGTCGGACGGAGACAAAGTTCACATGATCCTCTCCGACATGTCCCTGttcgccgcctcctccgacgTCACCAAACGAGAGCTGATGAAGCTAGACAGCATCAGAGACGCTGAGATGAGGCGGCAGCGCGAAGAAGGAAAGACGGCGCAAGTTGAAGTCGAAGGTGACACCGACAAGGACGACCAAGTTCTGGGGCCTCTCAGCCCCAGCGCGGAGATGGGCTCCAAGCGCTGGCTGCGCAGCGCCTTCGGCCTCATCTACACCAGGATCAACGTCGCCACCACCCCGGCGTACCTGGCCTTCCACTTCCTGCTGGTCCCGGCGATCCACGTCGCCGCCATCTCGCTCTTCGCGGCGAGCCGCAAGCGCGGGTACAACCCCACCGACGTCAGGATCACGTACGTCATCCTCTTCGTCACCGCCGCGCTCGACGTGCTCGCCGAGTCCATCCGCCAGCTGCTGTACTGGGCCATGTCCGCGGCAGGCGTGCCGGCGCTGTGCGAGACGCTCCCCCAGTACAACCTcctcggctcggctcgccggcggacgaggcacccggccgccggccggctgctCAAGTGCGCCGCCCGCCTCGGCTTGGAGGAGTATTTCGTCTGCGGGCGCGGGAACCGCCTCTACTGGAGGGTGGCGGGGTTCGTGATGCTGGACCTGGTGCGCGCCAAGGGCCTAGACCTCGCCACCTACCGGAGCTTCACCGGCAGCAACTGGGCGCTCACCGAGGAGCTGCAGCGGCATTGCCGCGCCAAGGTACGGCGCACCCTGCGCGAGTCCTTCGACGAGAGCGTCCTCATCTGGCACATCGCCACCGACATCTGCTTCCGCCGCagccctcggcggcggccgggcgccgGCGACCATGAGGAGTGCACGCTGGCGATATCCAACTACATGGCCCACCTGCTCAACTTCCGGCCGGACATGCTGATGACGGGCAGCAGGCGCCACCTGCTCACCGAAGCCCTGGAAGACCTCGAGGACATCATCCTAAGCAGTAGCACGGCCACGAGCAGGACGACCAAGGTAGACGACGCGGCCGTGCTGGAGGCCGTCCGGAACGCCGGCAAGTCGGAGCGGCACAAGTACCCTGTCATCCACGACGCCTGCAAGCTCTCCGACGAGCTGATGGAGGtgcggccggaggagacgcgcTGGGAGCTCATGTACCGCGCCTGGGTCGGCATGCTCTTCTACTCCGCCAGCATGTGCAGGGGGTATCTGCACGCCAAGAGCCTGGGCGAGGGCGGCGAGTTCCTCTCCTTCGTCTGGCTCATGCTCTCGCTCAAGGGGGCCAAGACATTGGCGGACAAGCTTCAGATGCCGGAGCCCGACGCCAAGGAGGAATCCgaacaagctgctgctgctggagaggAGGCGACGGCGACCGCCACCGCGATGCCGTCGACCGATGACCTGGATCTGGAGTCGCTGGTCGACCGACCGGGGAAAAATCGCTGA
- the LOC120670345 gene encoding B3 domain-containing protein Os06g0112300-like, producing the protein METPGLKSQLFPVELCQMETRTPGFPWKKQQQQPDPDGFPKLELEPPHAGGKPKVEPCEEQEHSPPAAPDDDWEVTPLSGGHPFFTTVMSKSQVQKQFQLVIPARLQRLLPEARVPAALLCRGRSWAASYCGDLKCKKIDAGWRDFAVDNALRVGDACVFELITAPAATGSSAASSEVVFRVQVLRGGLPEEITSKGATPDEPLVIVD; encoded by the exons ATGGAGACCCCTGGTTTGAAATCACAGCTGTTCCCAGTCGAGCTCTGTCAGATGGAGACCCGGACCCCTGGCTTCCCAtggaagaagcagcagcagcagccggatcCGGATGGCTTCCccaagctggagctggagcctcCTCATGCCGGCGGCAAGCCAAAGGTGGAGCCCTGCGAGGAGCAGGAgcactcgccgccggcggctccaGACGATGACTGGGAGGTGACCCCGCTCTCCGGCGGCCACCCCTTCTTCACCACCGTCATGTCCAAGAGTCAGGTCCAGAAGCAGTTCCAGCTG GTGATCCCGGCTCGTCTGCAGCGCCTCCTCCCGGAGGCGCGCGTCCCCGCggcgctcctctgccgcggccggTCGTGGGCGGCGAGCTACTGCGGCGACCTCAAGTGCAAGAAGATCGACGCGGGGTGGAGGGACTTCGCCGTCGACAACGCGCTGCGGGTCGGGGACGCCTGCGTCTTCGAGCTCATCACCGCGCCCGCGGCCACCGGGAGTAGTGCGGCAAGTAGTGAGGTGGTGTTCCGGGTGCAGGTGCTCCGCGGCGGCCTGCCGGAGGAGATCACCTCCAAGGGCGCCACCCCCGACGAGCCCCTCGTCATCGTGGACTAG
- the LOC120669956 gene encoding 5'-methylthioadenosine/S-adenosylhomocysteine nucleosidase-like → MDLGLGLGPPGPVQERQPAGGASQAARSVGVGPGRTPPDDRSIREVRTGSPLLRLSFGTGSSPTCHRRAAWPAGAIAIPLLGFKLPAMAPPPPSEQPDAAAPGAGAISRVLIVMAMEKEAMALVNKFKLVEAPASESIFPKGAPWTRFYGIYKDLHLDLVMPGKDPVFGVDSVGTVSAALVTYASIQALKPDIIINAGTAGGFKAKGASIKDVFLASDVAFHDRRIPIPVFDMYGIGARKTFAAPNILKELNFKLGKLSTGDSLDMSPQDEEAILSNDATIKDMEGAAVAYVADMFSTPAILVKAVTDIVDGDKPTAEEFLKNLISVTAALDVAVTKLVDFICGKRISDL, encoded by the exons ATGGATCTAGGTCTAGGTCTGGGTCCCCCAGGTCCGGTCCAGGAGCGTCAGCCGGCTGGCGGAGCCAGTCAGGCCGCCCGCAGCGTTGGAGTGGGACCCGGCCGGACCCCACCAGACGACCGTTCTATAAGAGAAGTGCGAACCggctcgccgctgctgcgccTCTCGTTCGGAACCGGCTCGAGCCCCACCTGTCACCGACGAGCCGCCTGGCCGGCGGGGGCAATCGCAATCCCACTGCTAGGGTTCAAGCTCCCGGCgatggcgccaccgccgccgtccgagcagccggacgccgccgctcccggGGCCGGCGCTATCTCCAGGGTCCTCATCGTCATGG CGATGGAGAAGGAGGCGATGGCGCTTGTCAACAAGTTCAAGCTCGTCGAGGCGCCCGCCAGCGAATCCAT ATTTCCTAAAGGTGCCCCATGGACTAGGTTCTATGGCATCTACAAAGATCTCCACCTTGACCTTGTCATGCCTGGAAAGGATCCTGTTTTTG GAGTTGACAGTGTTGGTACCGTATCAGCAGCTCTTGTGACTTATGCTTCCATTCAAGCATTGAAGCCAGACATTATCATTAATGCTGGCACTGCTGGTGGCTTCAAG gCCAAAGGAGCAAGCATTAAAGATGTCTTCCTAGCATCAGATGTTGCATTCCATGACAGGAGGATACCAATACCT GTTTTTGACATGTATGGAATTGGAGCACGGAAAACTTTTGCAGCCCCTAATATCCTGAAGGAACTCAATTTCAAG CTTGGCAAGTTGTCGACTGGGGATTCTCTGGATATGTCTCCCCAGGATGAGGAGGCTATACTGAGCAATGATGCTACAATCAAGGATATGGAG GGAGCGGCGGTGGCATACGTCGCGGACATGTtctcaactccagcaatcttagtGAAAGCCGTGACTGATATTGTGGATGGGGACAAGCCAACTGCAGAAGAGTTTCTGAAAAACCTGATCTCCGTGACAGCAGCACTGGATGTGGCAGTCACCAAATTGGTGGATTTCATCTGCGGGAAGCGCATCTCTGATCTTTAG